One Thalassospira marina DNA window includes the following coding sequences:
- a CDS encoding TrbI/VirB10 family protein — MSTAFCDIALVLGLTFGGTCADPGALKAPPQLPADDKTVWGVPSAPPAPPKAPEPAPSFPPVVVTKKVYIERPAPPPPPPPAPVVQPAPPPKPDPYRLALEAAWAQAVPANWQVAGYSQPPAAPGRPAQRVSLTPGLGVTPQQDESLSVFVPDMDLSKTGKSTASAGPSASGQTSGLSAPGPSSLPSSPSGQPLSTDGMVPVGSNGAIPNTPATRDASGTAVRLEPGMGTTGEQAPNVQAGDIPMSLDQPGGIPGKPEQAGQTQTQPQTNPANGGAATVNGTKAATANGQPTGTVTQPANNGSSHSPATAINNNGVSAGADSANGSTDTSNLAVPDLSKMDEAARPEHILDAKKMEIEGDYEGPRRTSSLPVDNSRILTADRYIPVQLETGINSQVGGEDTGTVVVQTTRDVFGYHSRLALLPKGSRLICNYMPPEDMGSSRLAMQCERVLIAGHRAEIRNIKSLVANAQGQLGASGEVDRRFMERYGNAFLLTGISTAVRYAAASTKSESNDGQVATAASEKAAEELSNKFGEITANILEETLSLKPIITIPQGTRFQIRPSMDGISPRWNKS; from the coding sequence ATGAGCACGGCATTTTGTGACATTGCCCTGGTACTCGGCCTGACCTTTGGTGGCACCTGTGCGGATCCGGGCGCGCTCAAAGCCCCGCCGCAACTTCCGGCGGATGACAAAACCGTGTGGGGCGTACCAAGCGCCCCACCGGCACCGCCCAAAGCGCCCGAACCGGCTCCGAGCTTCCCGCCGGTCGTGGTGACAAAGAAGGTTTATATCGAGCGTCCGGCACCACCTCCCCCGCCGCCTCCGGCTCCGGTCGTGCAACCGGCTCCGCCGCCAAAACCCGATCCTTACCGGCTGGCCCTTGAGGCTGCCTGGGCGCAAGCGGTGCCGGCCAACTGGCAGGTTGCGGGTTACAGCCAGCCCCCGGCTGCCCCGGGCCGCCCGGCACAGCGGGTCTCGCTCACACCCGGGCTGGGCGTTACACCGCAGCAAGACGAGAGCCTGTCGGTTTTTGTACCAGACATGGATCTGTCCAAAACTGGCAAAAGCACGGCCTCTGCGGGTCCATCCGCTTCCGGGCAAACTTCTGGCCTTTCGGCACCCGGCCCTTCTTCCCTGCCGTCATCACCTTCAGGTCAGCCGCTTAGCACGGACGGAATGGTGCCGGTCGGCAGCAATGGCGCTATCCCCAACACACCAGCTACGCGCGATGCATCTGGCACAGCCGTCCGGCTGGAGCCGGGTATGGGGACGACAGGTGAACAGGCTCCCAATGTACAAGCTGGTGACATTCCGATGTCGCTAGATCAGCCAGGCGGCATTCCCGGCAAGCCCGAGCAAGCTGGCCAGACGCAGACTCAGCCCCAGACCAATCCCGCAAATGGGGGCGCTGCAACGGTAAACGGCACAAAAGCGGCAACTGCCAACGGTCAACCAACCGGTACCGTGACCCAACCGGCTAACAACGGTTCGAGCCATTCACCAGCAACTGCGATCAACAATAACGGTGTTTCTGCGGGGGCAGACAGCGCAAACGGCTCTACCGATACCAGCAACCTTGCCGTGCCTGATCTCTCCAAAATGGATGAAGCCGCCCGCCCGGAACATATCCTCGATGCCAAAAAGATGGAGATCGAAGGCGATTATGAAGGCCCGCGCCGCACCTCCAGCCTGCCGGTCGATAACTCGCGTATTTTGACCGCGGATCGTTATATCCCGGTCCAGCTTGAAACCGGGATCAACAGCCAGGTCGGCGGCGAGGATACCGGCACGGTGGTTGTGCAAACCACGCGGGATGTTTTTGGCTATCACAGTCGCCTGGCGCTGTTGCCCAAAGGCTCGCGCCTGATCTGCAATTATATGCCGCCCGAGGATATGGGCAGTTCCCGTCTCGCCATGCAGTGCGAGCGGGTGCTGATTGCCGGGCACCGTGCTGAAATCCGCAATATCAAATCCCTTGTTGCCAATGCGCAAGGCCAGTTGGGCGCATCGGGCGAAGTGGACCGGCGCTTTATGGAACGCTATGGCAATGCGTTTCTTCTGACCGGCATTTCGACAGCGGTGCGCTATGCCGCCGCCTCGACCAAATCCGAAAGCAATGACGGCCAGGTCGCGACTGCCGCCTCGGAAAAAGCCGCCGAGGAACTGTCCAACAAATTTGGCGAGATCACCGCCAACATCCTCGAAGAAACCCTCTCTCTTAAACCCATCATCACCATTCCCCAGGGGACGCGCTTTCAGATCCGCCCCTCGATGGATGGTATATCGCCAAGGTGGAATAAGTCATGA
- a CDS encoding VirB8/TrbF family protein, producing the protein MARLTLKRKRKDAPPLPKGRHASIAENDPYGFQASHRRLAWMCRMLTASVVVLGAGQVVSLQTISALVPLKEKEFVFVRTYGADDRTYQIEPISKQVDGFDLFLEATARRFIRILLAIDPVTQEERLREASKLSSLAYWEQFRKERIATGELRDALDRGVVRKIDVETINRVASLTDDYKFAIDFIQTDTINGRPLGQPQRLRAYLSLITRPQQDVPVAEKYTNPFGLTVTGLVLRKRNPSGAGE; encoded by the coding sequence ATGGCGCGGCTAACCCTGAAGCGAAAGCGCAAGGACGCCCCGCCCCTTCCCAAAGGGCGTCATGCCAGCATCGCGGAAAACGACCCATACGGCTTTCAGGCCAGCCATCGCCGTCTCGCCTGGATGTGCCGCATGCTGACCGCCTCGGTCGTGGTGCTGGGTGCTGGCCAGGTGGTGTCATTGCAAACCATCTCGGCCCTGGTGCCGCTCAAGGAAAAGGAATTTGTCTTTGTCCGTACCTATGGCGCGGATGATCGCACCTATCAGATCGAACCGATCTCAAAGCAGGTCGATGGTTTTGATCTGTTCCTTGAAGCAACCGCCCGGCGCTTTATTCGCATTCTGCTGGCGATTGATCCTGTCACCCAGGAAGAACGGCTGCGCGAAGCCTCCAAGCTGTCGTCATTGGCCTATTGGGAACAGTTTCGCAAGGAACGGATTGCCACTGGCGAGTTGCGCGATGCACTGGATCGCGGGGTGGTGCGCAAGATCGATGTTGAGACCATCAACCGGGTGGCCAGCCTGACCGATGATTACAAGTTCGCCATCGATTTCATCCAGACCGACACGATCAATGGCCGCCCGCTGGGCCAGCCGCAGCGCCTGCGCGCTTACCTCTCGCTGATCACGCGCCCGCAACAGGATGTGCCGGTCGCAGAAAAATACACCAATCCCTTCGGCCTTACCGTGACCGGACTGGTCTTGCGCAAACGCAACCCGTCCGGCGCAGGAGAATAA
- a CDS encoding TrbG/VirB9 family P-type conjugative transfer protein → MKNRLRKFAWTVALATLLVALAAVFVIHNARAQTAAFTSGRPPMPGQRQNGNSQANSANAGNQPTDAATPANPAPKVPTMPVPDSVVKQAKDQAEGRFGPMVRPRTSGQIQDAWDYAEKNDGVYVTDMCETCTYRVRTREYLVTLIELPAGEEITRIDVGDPRSWSVNKRDERRIAIRPASYGYDTSMIVYGGSGHVYPFYLRAEGVNSINMPDLLVRLKGSVTTRDDMTVAMVRPQQRLRYGSGVQQTRLQNEAGIILPDPVTGQYHDIQEIPLDNQGNPIQLTGPDGTPLESDYQPRVTGYYQGRPIIENMPTGTADAPGSTTRPDLVAGRFDRNGNLVAPLNYDGSMPVFSDETGQIITRQTANGDGTAGETTGQTTGNAATGKTSSGVTITRTKNGIVTGQGRSYSNQPVARIDTSDTVSNTPDNTASGTVAKSATSNPAGADDSEMAKAVHDLSDTDPGTPKDDFIADAGFDPNKLRGWGDYDLWGDDELRPITVFRDDYFTYIRFGERWKDLELPTAYVVVDGLDELVNTRIQGHTYIVESTQRLISLKSGKKFLCIEYEGD, encoded by the coding sequence ATGAAAAACCGTCTTCGCAAATTCGCCTGGACTGTGGCACTGGCCACCCTGCTGGTTGCACTGGCTGCCGTTTTTGTCATCCATAATGCGCGCGCCCAAACCGCCGCGTTTACCTCCGGCCGGCCGCCCATGCCGGGACAGCGGCAAAATGGCAACAGCCAGGCCAATTCCGCAAATGCTGGCAACCAGCCAACAGATGCCGCCACACCGGCCAATCCGGCCCCGAAAGTGCCGACCATGCCGGTCCCTGATTCTGTCGTCAAACAGGCCAAGGACCAGGCCGAGGGCCGCTTTGGTCCCATGGTCCGCCCGCGTACCAGCGGCCAGATCCAGGATGCCTGGGATTATGCCGAGAAGAATGACGGGGTTTATGTCACCGATATGTGTGAAACCTGCACCTATCGGGTGCGGACCCGGGAATATCTCGTCACCCTGATCGAACTTCCGGCCGGTGAGGAAATCACCCGTATTGATGTCGGTGATCCGCGCAGCTGGTCGGTCAATAAACGCGATGAACGGCGCATTGCCATTCGTCCGGCCAGTTACGGCTATGACACCTCCATGATTGTTTATGGCGGGTCGGGCCATGTCTATCCCTTCTATCTGCGGGCAGAAGGGGTCAATTCCATCAATATGCCCGACCTTCTGGTGCGCCTGAAAGGCTCGGTCACAACCCGTGACGACATGACCGTGGCCATGGTCCGCCCGCAGCAACGCCTGCGCTATGGCAGCGGGGTACAGCAGACCAGATTGCAAAACGAAGCCGGGATTATCCTGCCTGATCCTGTCACCGGTCAATATCACGACATTCAGGAAATCCCGCTTGATAACCAGGGCAACCCGATCCAGTTGACCGGTCCCGATGGCACACCGCTTGAAAGCGACTATCAACCCCGTGTCACCGGCTATTACCAGGGCCGCCCGATCATTGAAAACATGCCAACCGGCACGGCTGACGCCCCTGGCAGCACCACCCGCCCCGATCTGGTCGCCGGACGGTTCGATCGCAACGGCAATCTAGTTGCCCCGCTTAACTATGATGGCAGCATGCCGGTTTTTAGCGATGAAACCGGCCAGATCATTACCCGGCAAACGGCTAATGGGGATGGAACGGCAGGTGAAACGACAGGCCAGACAACAGGCAATGCCGCGACTGGCAAAACCAGCTCCGGCGTCACAATCACCCGTACCAAAAACGGCATCGTTACCGGCCAGGGGCGCAGCTACAGCAATCAGCCGGTCGCCCGGATCGATACATCAGACACGGTATCGAACACACCGGACAACACTGCTTCAGGAACAGTCGCCAAATCTGCAACAAGCAATCCTGCAGGCGCTGACGACAGCGAGATGGCGAAAGCCGTTCATGATCTCAGTGATACCGATCCTGGCACGCCGAAGGACGATTTTATTGCCGATGCCGGCTTTGATCCCAACAAGCTGCGCGGCTGGGGGGATTATGACCTGTGGGGCGATGATGAACTGCGCCCGATCACGGTGTTTCGCGATGACTATTTTACCTATATCCGCTTTGGCGAGCGCTGGAAGGATCTTGAACTGCCGACCGCCTATGTCGTGGTCGATGGGTTGGACGAGCTGGTCAATACCCGCATCCAGGGTCACACCTATATTGTCGAAAGCACCCAGCGCCTGATCTCGCTTAAAAGCGGCAAGAAGTTCCTCTGCATTGAATATGAGGGGGACTGA